Proteins from a single region of Halichoerus grypus chromosome 13, mHalGry1.hap1.1, whole genome shotgun sequence:
- the LOC118550649 gene encoding melanoma inhibitory activity protein 2-like produces MEGLLPAIRSTFQLVLEPLWGALLVISESWRHVSVLHEFLWEILAYIVILVLTAKKRPIWRSVKVLGKRCLAHAKVCGKGSGNMGPMTPADDALGLPGVEASLPTLQTLCFSAVSTNRCRLSLQNTIDFLKMAQKTQPPKLSQVTGDRPILRTSEKNGKQLWKKIMDDLNGNTDVLESPELLAQEIARWKQRLQETEQEKEKLEQSNAGMQQALKDKVSQLIPLGENLLKAIPWPCLLGDLLGHVNWEVKQKREAENDNHPIHQSEGDLKGVTDDADSNVSLQSAEEKNEELARQLWEEKRINEELMGQITGLRAKEASLQRENSQLQSEIQQLKRKLQILPQLYQEYTRELERKSLEKEAQCSDIEKSLSYTCGNIESATQIRNFYKKMAEDTRRELEENTSHYLKDILFYANKVQESWMAAVLTERKVKELRKENDPIRQMLAKADFNFPPFPSGRFAPAPPQAARGGPEVSGDPPGSSAPPGRRRARPRGPTHPGTPAGLTELTATRS; encoded by the coding sequence atggagggcctgctgcctgccatcagatccactttccagttggtcctagagcccctgtggggtgccctgctggtgatttctgaaagctggagacatgtttcagttctccatgagtttctctgggagatcctggcatatattgtaatactggttttgacagcgaagaaacgacccatttggagaagtgtgaaggtgctcggcaaaaggtgtttggcccacgctaaagtctgtggaaaaggtagtgggaatatgggaccaatgacaccagctgatgatgccctagggctgcccggggtggaggccagtcttcccacattacaaaccttatgcttctcagcagtaagtactaaccgctgtaggctgtcacttcagaacaccattgactttctgaaaatggcgcagaagacccagcctcctaaactttcccaagtgactggtgatagacccatcttaagaacgtcagagaagaatggaaaacaactttggaagaaaataatggatgatttgaatggaaacactgacgttctagagagtccagaactgctcgcccaagaaatcgcgagatggaagcagagactccaggaaacggagcaggagaaagaaaagctagagcagtcgaacgcaggaatgcagcaggctctgaaagataaagtcagccagttaataccactgggtgaaaaccttctgaaggccatcccctggccttgtctccttggagatctcttgggtcacgtcaactgggaagtcaagcaaaagagggaagcagaaaatgacaatcaccCCATCCATCAGTCAGAGGGTGacctgaagggtgtcactgacgatgctgattccaatgtgtcccttcaaagtgctgaagagaaaaatgaggaactagccagacaactgtgggaagaaaagcgaatcaatgaagagcttatgggacaaataacaggtcttcgagccaaggaagcctctttgcagagggaaaattcacagcttcaaagtgagattcagcagttgaaacggaagcttcaaattctgcctcaattatatcaagaatacaccagggaacttgagagaaaatcattggagaaggaagcgcagtgctcagacattgagaagagtctttcctacacgtgtggaaacatcgagtccgcaactcagattcgcaacttctacaagaagatggccgaagacacccgcagagaactggaggagaacacctcgcactatctaaaggacatcctcttctatgcgaataaagtccaggagagctggatggcagctgtgcttaccgagcgaaaagtcaaggagctaaggaaagaaaatgatcccatcaggcaaatgttggccaaagcggatttcaacttcccgcctttcccaagtggccgttttgctcctgctcccccacaggcagcccgcggaggcccagaagtgtcaggggacccccctggatcatcagcacccccaggaaggagaagagccaggccgcgagggcccacgcatccagggacacccgcaggtttgactgagctcaccgcaacccggtcctga